A stretch of Thermus antranikianii DSM 12462 DNA encodes these proteins:
- a CDS encoding zinc-dependent alcohol dehydrogenase, translated as MKALLYTPSLPRFFAARVLGKRFPKGLLPLSLTQLPLPERQGFVRVRVRLSGVCGSDLALLYGKSPPSISPFFSFPAVLGHEILGEVEGSLVAVNPLLTCADRGLPPCPKCQEGEEGLCQNVAEGSLAPGMLGYNRDLPGGWGEWILARPERLYPIPAHVPEERAVLAEPLAVVVRGLKKLKPWPKEVLILGMGTLGLLALKALRALGFSGKVYAVAKYPHQAERALAFGADGVYGSAKEALLERAKRYRYLLFEGYRGGYEAVLEASGSGAGFRQALTLAQEGGRVLLLGAPGLDWADLSPFWFKEVGLVGSYTYSPEEFAQAVGLLPELVGLEALIGGIFPLTDWQKALSAKGKALFRPNVS; from the coding sequence ATGAAGGCCCTCCTCTACACCCCTTCCCTTCCCCGCTTTTTTGCCGCCAGGGTCCTGGGCAAGCGATTTCCCAAGGGCCTTCTACCCCTAAGCCTCACCCAACTTCCCCTTCCCGAACGGCAAGGCTTCGTACGGGTGAGGGTCAGGCTAAGCGGGGTCTGCGGCTCGGACCTGGCCCTTCTCTACGGGAAAAGCCCCCCATCCATCAGCCCCTTTTTCTCCTTTCCCGCCGTCCTTGGCCACGAGATCCTGGGGGAGGTGGAGGGAAGCCTGGTGGCGGTAAACCCTCTCCTCACCTGCGCCGACCGTGGCCTTCCCCCCTGCCCAAAGTGCCAGGAGGGCGAGGAAGGCCTATGCCAGAACGTGGCGGAAGGATCCCTGGCCCCAGGGATGCTGGGCTACAACCGGGACCTGCCCGGGGGTTGGGGAGAGTGGATCCTGGCCCGGCCCGAGCGGCTTTACCCCATCCCAGCCCACGTCCCCGAGGAACGGGCGGTGCTCGCCGAGCCCCTGGCGGTGGTGGTGCGGGGCCTTAAGAAGCTGAAGCCCTGGCCCAAGGAGGTCCTGATCCTGGGCATGGGTACCTTGGGCCTTCTGGCCCTCAAGGCCCTTAGGGCCCTGGGGTTTTCTGGAAAGGTCTACGCGGTGGCCAAGTACCCCCACCAGGCGGAGCGGGCTTTGGCCTTCGGGGCGGATGGGGTCTATGGAAGCGCCAAAGAGGCCCTGCTGGAGCGGGCCAAGCGCTACCGCTACCTCCTCTTTGAAGGGTACCGGGGTGGGTACGAGGCGGTCCTCGAGGCTTCGGGAAGCGGGGCGGGTTTCCGCCAGGCCCTTACCCTGGCCCAGGAAGGAGGCCGGGTGCTCCTTCTGGGGGCCCCTGGGCTGGACTGGGCCGACCTCTCCCCCTTCTGGTTCAAGGAGGTGGGCCTGGTAGGAAGCTACACCTATAGCCCCGAGGAGTTTGCTCAGGCGGTGGGACTCCTTCCCGAGCTGGTGGGCCTCGAGGCCCTCATCGGGGGCATCTTCCCTCTTACCGACTGGCAAAAAGCCCTTTCCGCCAAGGGCAAAGCCCTATTCCGGCCAAATGTGTCCTGA
- a CDS encoding AAA family ATPase → MAWEEEPFLAAGERLRALLKEVKQVIVGQDHLLERMLVALLARGHLLIEGVPGLAKTLAVKTLAQAVGGNFKRIQFTPDLVPADLLGTRIYNPKEGEFKTELGPIFAHLLLADEINRAPAKVQSALLEAMQERQVTLGKETYPLPKPFLVLATQNPIESEGTYPLPEAQLDRFLLKVVVDYPAFHEELLIVERMTTGEEIQVAQVLSLEEVLELSRLADRVYVHPKVAEHAVALVQATRDLERAGLKDLKPFVAYGASPRASLALVQGAKALALVRGRAHALPEDVRDLYLDALRHRVILSYQALAEGVRVEDVLEAILNRLPPPFVPLHDPYGDARSPLGPPGA, encoded by the coding sequence ATGGCCTGGGAAGAGGAACCCTTCTTGGCGGCAGGGGAAAGGCTTCGGGCCCTCCTGAAGGAGGTCAAGCAGGTCATCGTGGGCCAGGACCACCTCCTGGAGAGGATGCTGGTGGCCCTTCTCGCCCGGGGCCATCTCCTGATCGAGGGGGTGCCGGGGCTGGCCAAGACCCTGGCGGTGAAGACCCTGGCCCAGGCGGTCGGGGGGAACTTCAAAAGAATCCAGTTCACTCCCGATCTGGTGCCCGCCGACCTCCTGGGAACCCGCATCTATAACCCCAAGGAAGGGGAGTTCAAGACCGAGCTCGGTCCCATCTTCGCCCACCTCCTTCTGGCGGACGAGATCAACCGGGCCCCGGCCAAGGTGCAGTCGGCCCTCCTCGAGGCCATGCAGGAGCGCCAGGTGACCCTGGGCAAGGAAACCTACCCCCTACCCAAGCCCTTCCTGGTGCTGGCCACGCAAAACCCCATAGAAAGCGAGGGCACCTATCCCCTGCCGGAAGCCCAACTGGACCGCTTCCTCCTCAAGGTGGTGGTGGACTACCCTGCCTTCCACGAGGAGCTCCTCATCGTGGAGCGCATGACCACGGGGGAGGAGATCCAGGTGGCCCAGGTGCTTTCCCTGGAAGAGGTTTTGGAGCTTTCCCGCCTGGCCGACCGCGTCTACGTCCACCCCAAGGTGGCCGAGCACGCCGTGGCCCTGGTCCAGGCCACCCGGGATCTGGAAAGGGCGGGGCTTAAGGACCTGAAGCCCTTTGTGGCCTACGGGGCAAGCCCCCGGGCCTCCTTGGCCCTGGTCCAGGGGGCCAAGGCCCTGGCCCTGGTCCGGGGGCGGGCCCACGCCCTGCCGGAGGATGTGCGGGATCTGTACCTGGACGCCCTCCGCCACCGCGTGATCCTCTCCTACCAGGCCCTGGCGGAGGGCGTGCGGGTGGAGGACGTGCTGGAAGCCATCCTCAACCGCCTTCCCCCGCCCTTCGTGCCCCTTCACGACCCCTATGGAGACGCCCGAAGCCCTCTTGGCCCGCCTGGAGCTTAA
- a CDS encoding DUF58 domain-containing protein, with product METPEALLARLELKVVRPLDGLLFGDYRGVFYGKSLELAEISPYAPGDEAERIDWPATARTGELHVRRFREERELTLWLLLDGSPSMRFGSRRREKYTLALELALSVAYIALRHGNRVGAILPSGLLPPRGGKAQALLLAREALKGGKALSLGEALGLLERVARRRSLVFVFSDFLDTFSAPFSRLAARHDLVGVLVEDPLERALPRAGVLSFVDPETGAQVEVNTLDPRVREAYRLRAEALRAARMREILKAGADLLVASTEMDLLPLLLGFVERRRRWPSKAPRASS from the coding sequence ATGGAGACGCCCGAAGCCCTCTTGGCCCGCCTGGAGCTTAAGGTGGTACGTCCCCTGGATGGGCTCCTCTTTGGGGACTACCGGGGGGTGTTCTACGGCAAGAGCCTGGAGCTGGCGGAGATCAGTCCCTATGCCCCTGGGGACGAGGCCGAACGCATCGACTGGCCCGCCACCGCCCGAACCGGGGAACTCCACGTGCGCCGCTTTCGCGAGGAGCGGGAACTCACCCTGTGGCTCCTCCTGGATGGAAGCCCCTCCATGCGCTTTGGCTCTAGGAGGCGGGAAAAGTACACCCTGGCCCTGGAGCTGGCCCTGAGCGTGGCCTATATCGCCCTCCGCCACGGAAACCGGGTGGGGGCTATCCTGCCCTCGGGCCTCCTGCCCCCTCGAGGAGGAAAGGCCCAGGCCCTCCTCCTGGCCCGGGAGGCCCTTAAGGGCGGGAAGGCGCTTTCCCTGGGGGAAGCCTTGGGGCTTCTGGAGCGGGTGGCCAGGCGCCGGAGCCTGGTCTTCGTCTTCTCGGACTTCCTGGACACCTTTTCCGCTCCCTTTTCCCGCCTGGCCGCCCGGCACGACCTGGTGGGGGTCTTGGTGGAGGACCCCTTGGAACGGGCCCTGCCCCGGGCAGGGGTGCTCTCCTTCGTGGACCCGGAAACCGGGGCCCAGGTGGAGGTGAACACCCTGGACCCAAGGGTGCGGGAAGCCTACCGCCTCCGGGCGGAGGCCCTCAGGGCCGCCAGGATGCGGGAGATCCTCAAGGCGGGTGCCGATCTCCTGGTGGCCTCCACGGAGATGGACCTGCTTCCCCTCCTCCTCGGCTTCGTGGAAAGGAGGCGCAGGTGGCCTTCAAAAGCCCCGAGGGCTTCCTCTTAG
- a CDS encoding vWA domain-containing protein, which translates to MAFKSPEGFLLGLLLLGAGGLLLWLLERAGRRRLLSALDPAFLPGPKPLPLPFLLAPLFLLLAAGRLEASLPWRENLTQALLVVDTSHSMAADDEAPTRLARAKALAENFLRGLDPSVKVGLVSFGPQAVLVLSPTRDRQALLKALQGLKPGGATPLGQGLLQARRILRPKGPEGDLPQAKPPAAILLLSDGAANAGGDPLEAAKELSRAGLPVFVRPLGDPRGAVSRIGEGLYFVPTNPTNLLRLAQATGGQVLGEDFQPLYRALRPYRVWRTQTLDLTQALVVAGLLSFSFGAYLNLAREGRWP; encoded by the coding sequence GTGGCCTTCAAAAGCCCCGAGGGCTTCCTCTTAGGCCTTCTCCTCCTGGGCGCAGGGGGGCTTCTCCTCTGGCTTCTGGAGCGGGCCGGGCGGAGGCGGCTTCTCTCCGCCTTGGACCCTGCCTTCCTCCCTGGGCCTAAACCCCTACCCCTTCCCTTCCTCCTGGCCCCTCTTTTCCTCCTCCTGGCGGCAGGCCGCCTCGAGGCCAGCCTTCCCTGGCGGGAGAACCTCACCCAGGCCCTGCTGGTGGTGGACACCAGCCACTCCATGGCCGCGGACGACGAGGCCCCCACCCGGCTGGCGCGGGCCAAGGCCCTGGCCGAAAACTTCCTTCGCGGCCTGGATCCCTCGGTCAAGGTAGGGCTGGTGAGCTTCGGACCCCAGGCGGTCCTGGTCCTCTCCCCTACCCGGGACCGCCAGGCCCTCCTCAAGGCCCTGCAAGGCCTCAAACCCGGGGGGGCCACCCCTTTGGGCCAGGGTCTCCTCCAGGCCCGGCGGATCCTGCGGCCCAAGGGACCAGAAGGGGATCTTCCCCAGGCAAAACCCCCCGCCGCCATCCTTCTTCTTTCCGACGGAGCGGCCAACGCAGGGGGCGATCCCCTCGAGGCGGCTAAAGAACTCTCCCGGGCAGGCCTCCCCGTCTTCGTGCGTCCCTTGGGCGACCCTAGGGGGGCGGTGAGCCGCATCGGGGAGGGGCTTTACTTCGTGCCCACCAACCCCACAAACCTCCTGCGCCTGGCCCAGGCCACCGGGGGCCAGGTGCTCGGCGAGGATTTCCAACCCCTCTACCGGGCCCTCCGCCCCTACCGGGTGTGGCGGACCCAGACCCTAGACCTCACCCAGGCCCTGGTGGTGGCGGGGCTTCTCTCCTTTTCCTTCGGCGCTTACCTGAACCTGGCCCGGGAAGGGAGGTGGCCGTGA
- a CDS encoding vWA domain-containing protein produces the protein MSLQAPEALSLLLLLAFLLLGLYPRRPKARLPHPLVSLLQQAARESRSVLPWLPPALFLLGLLLLVLAATRPLLPLPGQASRNVVILVMDVSRSMMAADLKPNRLEAAKEAARVFLREAPRALRIGLVVFGSHAQTIHPPTTDRRRLRESLDSLEFGRSTAIGEGILEALRNIREAGGEGEILLLTDGRNRTGKDPLEAAAEASRMGVRIYAVGVGVPGWTPGPEDPVSAFGFFPGAFEVDEELLWALAEFTGGRYYLVASEKELSDLYRKLARSVRPEVMPGEATGLLGVLGGFLALLGVALRRYLSPA, from the coding sequence GTGAGCCTGCAGGCCCCCGAGGCTTTAAGCCTTCTCCTCCTTTTGGCCTTCCTGCTCCTGGGCCTTTATCCAAGGCGCCCCAAGGCCCGCCTGCCCCACCCCTTGGTCTCCCTGCTCCAGCAAGCGGCCCGGGAGTCCCGGAGCGTGCTTCCCTGGTTGCCCCCGGCCCTCTTCCTCCTGGGGCTTCTCCTTCTGGTCCTGGCAGCCACCCGCCCCCTCCTGCCCCTGCCCGGCCAGGCGAGCCGGAACGTGGTGATCCTGGTCATGGACGTAAGCCGGAGCATGATGGCGGCCGACCTGAAGCCAAACCGCCTCGAGGCGGCCAAGGAAGCCGCCCGGGTCTTCCTCCGCGAGGCGCCAAGGGCCTTAAGGATAGGGCTTGTGGTCTTTGGCAGCCACGCCCAGACCATCCACCCTCCCACCACCGACCGCAGGCGCCTAAGGGAGAGCCTGGACAGCCTGGAGTTCGGCCGCTCCACAGCCATCGGGGAGGGAATCCTGGAAGCCCTGCGCAACATCCGCGAGGCCGGGGGCGAAGGGGAGATCCTCCTCCTGACCGACGGCAGGAACCGAACGGGGAAAGACCCCTTGGAGGCGGCGGCCGAAGCCTCCCGCATGGGGGTGCGCATCTATGCCGTGGGGGTGGGGGTGCCGGGATGGACCCCGGGTCCCGAGGATCCGGTGAGCGCCTTCGGCTTCTTCCCGGGGGCCTTTGAGGTGGACGAGGAACTCCTCTGGGCCCTGGCAGAGTTCACCGGGGGGCGGTATTACCTGGTGGCCTCGGAAAAGGAGCTTTCCGACCTCTACCGGAAGCTCGCCCGCTCGGTTCGCCCCGAGGTCATGCCAGGGGAAGCCACCGGGCTCCTGGGGGTCCTGGGAGGGTTTTTGGCCCTCTTAGGGGTGGCCTTACGGCGTTACCTTTCCCCCGCCTAG
- a CDS encoding cell division protein FtsX → MYALHEGLRQILRHPTASLATFFTALVSFALLYFLGLVLWNLERVVHTLERELEVAAFLQKEANVEALLTEIQGWPEVGEVRLQSKEEALAQLVLDYPYLAEAKDLVENPLPDTLRLRLKDPEAVRKVAERLRRLPGIEGVEYGGELTERLVQVLSGSRLAMGVLVGLLLLNTFFSVMGSIRLSLESRKEALGIMLLVGATRRFIQAPFVVEGILLTLGASLLAVAFGSLLYLGLAQALQGLLPFLPVLGVKDLSQTGLMVLALAVVLGAGGAFMATRAYLREV, encoded by the coding sequence ATGTACGCCCTGCACGAGGGCCTGCGGCAGATCCTCCGCCATCCCACGGCCAGCCTCGCCACCTTCTTCACCGCCCTCGTATCCTTCGCCCTGCTTTACTTCCTGGGCCTTGTCCTTTGGAACCTGGAGCGGGTGGTGCATACCCTGGAGCGGGAACTGGAAGTGGCGGCCTTCCTGCAAAAGGAAGCCAACGTGGAGGCCCTCCTCACCGAGATCCAGGGCTGGCCGGAAGTGGGCGAGGTGCGGCTTCAAAGCAAGGAGGAGGCCCTGGCCCAGCTGGTCCTGGACTACCCCTACCTGGCCGAGGCCAAGGACCTGGTGGAAAATCCCTTGCCCGACACCCTGCGCCTCAGGCTTAAGGATCCGGAAGCGGTGCGCAAGGTGGCGGAAAGGCTACGGAGGCTTCCGGGGATAGAAGGGGTGGAGTACGGGGGGGAGCTTACGGAAAGGCTGGTCCAGGTGCTATCCGGAAGCCGGCTGGCCATGGGGGTCCTGGTGGGGCTCCTTCTCCTCAACACCTTCTTCAGCGTCATGGGCTCCATCCGCCTATCCTTAGAAAGCCGGAAGGAAGCCCTGGGCATCATGCTCCTGGTGGGGGCCACCCGGCGGTTTATCCAGGCTCCTTTTGTGGTGGAAGGAATCCTCCTCACCCTTGGGGCAAGCCTCCTGGCGGTGGCCTTCGGTAGCCTCCTCTACCTAGGCTTGGCGCAGGCCCTCCAGGGGCTCCTTCCCTTCCTCCCCGTGCTGGGGGTCAAGGACCTCTCGCAGACGGGCCTCATGGTCCTGGCCCTGGCAGTGGTTCTAGGGGCCGGGGGAGCCTTCATGGCCACCCGGGCCTATCTGAGGGAAGTCTAG
- a CDS encoding murein hydrolase activator EnvC family protein, producing the protein MRPSWLILLLLLCPALLPWALGQTVPAQERTVRNLEGQLERAKALEEQSQRRIRILNQELSRLSTRVENLLKEKARLEGEITRLERERAALSRQIAQLKEEIRWTEGRIAQLEKDLESLKERLQALMRSLHREKAGRYLPLLRAQSFTDLAVRARWVGYISRQDADLVRALQATLKALREERERLGLLLADLTAKEKALRETQRALEGQKRELEATLSSLEREAQGKRALLREALQERQRLQAELAQLQARVLAERQRLLELKRQEEERRRREAERRQAAAQPAPREASVVVPPPPLPATVGRLAFPVPGGRILVPYGQEGPFQVIQGPAPGSPVQAAAEGYVAGILYLPNLGYTVMLVHTETLSTVYTNLQEPLVQEGQRVERGQLLGYTGGGLLIRPEELEFRVAVRIGGETRFVDPSAYY; encoded by the coding sequence ATGCGCCCTAGCTGGCTTATCCTCCTCCTGCTTTTGTGCCCAGCCCTTCTCCCATGGGCCTTGGGCCAGACCGTGCCCGCCCAGGAGCGCACCGTGCGCAACCTGGAAGGCCAGCTGGAACGGGCCAAGGCCCTCGAGGAGCAAAGCCAAAGGCGGATCCGGATCCTAAACCAGGAGCTTTCCCGCCTCTCCACCCGGGTGGAGAACCTACTTAAGGAGAAGGCCCGTCTGGAAGGGGAGATCACCCGATTGGAGAGGGAACGCGCCGCCTTAAGCCGGCAGATCGCCCAGCTGAAAGAGGAGATACGCTGGACGGAAGGGCGCATCGCCCAGCTGGAAAAGGACCTGGAAAGCCTCAAGGAGCGGCTCCAGGCCCTGATGCGAAGCCTCCACCGGGAAAAGGCGGGCCGCTACCTACCCCTCCTCAGGGCCCAGTCCTTCACCGACCTGGCGGTCCGGGCCCGCTGGGTGGGGTACATCTCAAGGCAGGATGCGGACTTAGTCCGCGCCCTCCAGGCCACCCTGAAGGCCCTAAGGGAAGAGCGGGAGCGCTTAGGCCTTCTCCTCGCCGACCTCACCGCCAAGGAAAAGGCTCTCAGGGAAACCCAAAGGGCCCTCGAGGGGCAGAAGAGGGAGCTGGAGGCTACCCTCTCCAGCCTGGAGCGGGAAGCCCAGGGCAAACGAGCCCTCCTGCGGGAGGCTCTACAGGAAAGGCAACGCCTGCAAGCGGAGCTAGCCCAGCTCCAGGCCCGGGTCCTGGCGGAGAGGCAACGCCTCCTGGAGCTCAAGCGCCAGGAGGAGGAGCGGCGAAGGCGGGAAGCCGAGCGCCGCCAGGCCGCGGCCCAGCCGGCACCCCGGGAAGCCAGCGTGGTGGTCCCCCCTCCCCCCCTGCCCGCCACCGTGGGCCGGTTGGCCTTCCCCGTGCCCGGGGGCAGGATCCTGGTGCCCTACGGACAGGAAGGCCCGTTCCAGGTCATCCAGGGCCCAGCCCCGGGAAGCCCCGTGCAGGCAGCCGCCGAAGGGTACGTGGCCGGAATCCTCTACCTGCCCAACCTGGGCTACACGGTGATGCTGGTGCACACGGAAACCCTCTCCACCGTCTACACCAACCTGCAAGAACCCCTGGTGCAGGAAGGGCAAAGGGTAGAGCGGGGCCAGCTCCTCGGCTACACGGGGGGTGGCCTTCTCATCCGCCCGGAGGAGCTGGAGTTCAGGGTGGCAGTACGCATAGGCGGAGAGACCCGCTTCGTGGATCCCTCCGCCTACTACTAA
- the hpf gene encoding ribosome hibernation-promoting factor, HPF/YfiA family: MNVYKLIGRNLEITDAIRDYVERKLSRLDRYQNGELMAKVVLSLAGSNHVARKAKAEVQVDLPGGLVRVEEEDPDLYAAIDRMVDRLETQLKRFKERRFIGKRHSYQGPPPPEVQDLEALRKPEEEEGPKIVRVKRFEMKPMDPEEAAFQMEALGHDFFVFRNAKTDEINVIYRRKDGNYGLIEPA; the protein is encoded by the coding sequence ATGAACGTCTACAAACTCATCGGTCGCAACCTGGAGATCACCGACGCCATTCGGGACTACGTGGAGCGGAAGCTCTCCCGCCTGGACCGCTACCAGAACGGGGAGCTCATGGCCAAGGTGGTTCTCTCCCTGGCGGGTAGCAATCACGTAGCCCGCAAGGCCAAGGCCGAGGTGCAGGTGGACCTCCCCGGGGGGCTCGTCAGGGTGGAGGAGGAGGATCCCGACCTTTACGCGGCCATCGACCGCATGGTGGACCGCCTGGAAACCCAGCTCAAGCGTTTCAAGGAGCGCCGTTTTATCGGTAAGCGCCACTCGTACCAGGGGCCTCCGCCCCCCGAGGTGCAGGACCTCGAGGCCCTGCGCAAGCCCGAGGAGGAAGAGGGTCCCAAAATCGTCCGGGTCAAGCGCTTCGAGATGAAGCCCATGGATCCCGAGGAAGCGGCCTTCCAGATGGAGGCTTTGGGCCACGACTTCTTCGTGTTCCGCAACGCCAAGACCGACGAGATCAACGTTATCTATCGCCGTAAGGACGGCAACTACGGGCTTATTGAGCCCGCATAG
- the ftsE gene encoding cell division ATP-binding protein FtsE — MIAFHRVGLEYPRTGTKALYNVSLEVKKGEFVYVVGHSGAGKSTLLALILRRLLPTQGAVYFAGQNLKLLRGDQVALHRRRIGMVFQDHRLLSDMTVEENLAFVLRVQGIPPREWGERITTALRRVGLVHKKRAFPEELSVGEAQRVAIARALLLDPPVILADEPTGNLDLDNALQVLDILKAAHQRGATVVVATHSRELLEAYPARVVVLKAGQVVRDERPGEGGSIRVRESPDRGGKEGI, encoded by the coding sequence ATGATCGCCTTCCACCGGGTGGGCCTGGAGTACCCCCGCACGGGGACCAAGGCGCTTTACAACGTGAGCCTCGAGGTGAAGAAGGGGGAGTTCGTCTACGTGGTGGGCCACTCCGGGGCCGGGAAGTCCACCCTGCTGGCCCTTATCCTCCGCCGCCTTCTTCCCACCCAGGGGGCGGTGTACTTTGCCGGGCAGAACCTCAAGCTCCTCAGGGGGGACCAGGTGGCCCTGCACCGCCGCCGGATCGGCATGGTCTTCCAGGACCACCGCCTCCTTTCCGACATGACGGTGGAGGAGAACCTGGCCTTTGTGCTCAGGGTGCAGGGGATTCCTCCCAGGGAATGGGGAGAGCGGATCACCACCGCCCTGCGCCGGGTGGGGCTCGTCCACAAGAAGAGGGCCTTTCCCGAGGAGCTTTCCGTGGGGGAGGCCCAGCGGGTGGCCATCGCCCGGGCCTTGCTTCTGGACCCTCCCGTGATCCTGGCGGACGAGCCCACGGGGAACCTGGACCTGGATAACGCCTTGCAGGTGCTGGATATCCTCAAGGCGGCTCACCAGCGGGGGGCCACGGTGGTGGTGGCCACCCATAGCCGGGAGCTTTTGGAAGCCTATCCGGCGCGGGTGGTGGTCCTGAAGGCCGGGCAGGTGGTGCGGGACGAACGTCCTGGGGAAGGTGGTAGCATAAGGGTAAGGGAAAGCCCTGACCGGGGCGGAAAGGAGGGCATATGA
- a CDS encoding S41 family peptidase: protein MKKRAWLIAGLGVALALVYAQLPRPQAENLLQNPNGQALLEVYQRIQQDYLEPLPREKLNALLEGAIGGMVSALKDPFTSYSPPQRASLRQEDLRGEFFGIGATLSPANPDGTGAKIEGVMKGLPAQRAGMRAGDVILEVDGVDVTGLPLQEVVARIRGREGTKVTIKVRREGTPAPLVFELIREKVEIISVSTARIGDVGYVALETFGNFKVEDQLKKAIDGLKAQGIKKLILDLRDNGGGLLDQGCAVASAFLKEGPIVYTRTKNLTRVWCEASGKPLWDGPMVVLVNGNSASASEIVAGALQDYGRAKVIGEKTFGKGVGQTPYTLANGGELTLVTFEWLTPKRRAINKEGLKPDIEVKDTRFPTPFSLQGAGAPPGAEVSVTLNGKTVKVKADAEGKFTYAEPQRQRPLPEDRGQAVLDLEQDAILKRALQELNATR, encoded by the coding sequence ATGAAAAAACGCGCATGGCTCATCGCAGGGCTCGGGGTGGCCCTGGCCTTGGTATACGCCCAGCTTCCTCGTCCCCAGGCGGAAAACCTCCTGCAAAACCCCAACGGCCAGGCCCTCCTGGAGGTCTACCAGAGGATCCAGCAGGACTACCTGGAGCCCCTGCCCCGGGAGAAGCTCAACGCCCTCCTGGAAGGGGCCATCGGGGGCATGGTCTCCGCCTTGAAGGACCCCTTCACCAGCTACTCCCCGCCCCAGCGGGCAAGCCTCCGGCAGGAGGACCTCAGGGGAGAGTTCTTTGGCATCGGGGCCACCCTTTCCCCCGCCAACCCTGACGGCACGGGGGCCAAGATCGAAGGGGTGATGAAGGGCCTTCCCGCCCAGCGGGCCGGGATGCGGGCCGGGGATGTGATCCTCGAGGTGGACGGGGTGGACGTCACCGGCCTACCCCTCCAGGAGGTGGTGGCCAGAATCCGCGGCCGCGAGGGCACCAAGGTTACCATCAAGGTTCGTCGGGAAGGCACCCCTGCCCCTTTGGTCTTTGAACTCATCCGGGAAAAGGTGGAGATCATCTCGGTATCCACGGCCCGGATCGGGGACGTGGGGTATGTGGCCTTGGAAACCTTCGGCAACTTCAAGGTGGAGGACCAACTCAAGAAGGCCATCGATGGGCTTAAGGCCCAGGGCATCAAGAAGCTCATCCTTGACCTGCGCGACAACGGAGGCGGCCTCCTAGACCAGGGGTGCGCCGTGGCCAGCGCGTTTCTTAAGGAGGGACCCATCGTTTACACCCGCACCAAGAACCTCACACGGGTCTGGTGCGAGGCCTCCGGGAAGCCTTTATGGGATGGCCCCATGGTGGTCCTGGTGAACGGGAACTCGGCCTCCGCCAGCGAGATCGTGGCCGGGGCCCTCCAGGACTACGGCCGGGCCAAGGTCATCGGGGAGAAGACCTTCGGCAAGGGCGTGGGCCAGACCCCCTACACCCTGGCCAATGGGGGCGAGCTCACCCTGGTCACCTTCGAGTGGCTCACCCCCAAGCGCCGGGCCATCAACAAGGAGGGCCTGAAGCCCGACATCGAGGTGAAGGACACCCGCTTCCCCACTCCCTTCTCCCTGCAAGGGGCCGGGGCACCGCCAGGCGCTGAGGTCAGCGTAACCCTAAACGGCAAGACCGTGAAGGTGAAGGCCGACGCCGAGGGCAAGTTCACCTACGCCGAACCCCAGCGCCAGCGGCCCCTTCCCGAGGACCGGGGGCAGGCGGTCTTGGACCTGGAGCAAGACGCCATCCTCAAGCGGGCTTTGCAGGAGCTTAACGCCACCCGTTAG